The Arthrobacter sp. OAP107 DNA segment CACTCGCTTGGCAGGCTTCAACGACGGCACCTACAACGGCTGGACGGTCAACAACGAGCCGGGCAACCCGAAGGACGGCCCGTTCGGTGCGGCACCCGCGGCCGGAACCATGGCCGGGCAGAACGGCGTCACCGGCTTTGCCGGCGCCGGCCTGATCAATTCATTCAACGACGGCGACTGGCCGCTGGGCTCAATGAACTCGCCGCAGTTCACCGTGGACAGTGATTACCTCAACTTCCTGGTGGGCGGCGGACAGCATCCGCGGGTTTCGGACAAGCTGGATAACACCCCGCCGCCCGGGGACCTGCTGTTCAACGGCTTTGAGGTCCCGGACGGTTCCACCCTGGCCGACGCCGGGTGGACAGGAACCGGGGATCTGGCACCGGTCTTCCAGCCGGCAACCTCCGGCGGCGACTTCTACATCGGCGCCAAGCGGATCAACACGTTCGAAACGGGAGGCGCACCCGGCGACGACCGGCAGGGAACCCTGACGTCGCCGTCGTTCACGGTAAACCGGAACTTCATGAGCATGCTGGTGGGCGGCGGACACCGCACGGCAGGCTCCGGGCAGACGCTGGAAGCCCAGCTGCTGGTGAACGGAAACGTGGTCCGCAGCCTCGCCGGTGATGACGCGGGCGCCCTGAACTGGAAGGGCTGGGACGTGTCCGAGTTCGCCGGGCAGCAGGCACAGCTCCGGATCGTGGACCAGGCCACCGGGGGCTGGGGACACCTCACCCTGGACCATGTCATGCTGACCGACCAGGCCGCCGTGCCGCGTTCCGACGAAACCACCGTCAACCTCGTGGTGGACGGCAAGGTGGTCAGGACGGCCACCGGAGCGAACAGCGAGGTCCTGGACTGGGCGTCATGGAACGTGTCCGAGTTCAAGGGCCGGCAGGCCAGCATCCGGGTGGTGGACAACAACCGCTTCGGCTGGGGCCACATCCTGGCGGACGAGTTCATCGCCTCGCCGCGCCCGGCCACGCCGCGGGTCCAGACCTACGACTGGCTGGACTACGGACGGGACTACTACGCGTCCGTATCCTTCAACAACATGCCGCAGAACAAGCGCATCATGCTCGGCTGGATGAACAACTGGGACTACGCCAACAGCATTCCCACCTCGCCCTGGCGCAGCGCCATGTCCCTGCCCCGTGAGGTGGCCCTGACGCAGACCGCCAGCGGCCCGCGGCTGAAGCAGAAGGCCGTCCAGCAGGTGGATGGCCTCGGCACAAAGGAAAGCTACTCAGAAAAGCGGGCCCGGAACATTCCCGCCGGCACGCACGCACTGCCGGCCGCCGCCGCTGGCGACGTACAGCGGATCGATATGACCTTCTCCCCCGGATCAGCGTCCAAGGCCGGGATCAGCGTGCTGGGAAACGGCGACAAGTCGACCGTCATCGGCTACGACAAGGCAACCGGGGAACTGTACGTGGACCGGAGCAACTCCGGCCTGACGGACTTCCATCCGCTCTTCGTCTCGGTTGATTCCGCCCCCGTGGCCGTAGACGCCAGCGGCAACGTGACGCTGCGGATCTATGTGGACCGGTCCTCGGTGGAGGTGTTCGCGCAGAGCGGCCTGCAGACCATCACGGACCAGGTCTTCCCCGAACAGGGCGCCAACCAGGTGGCGCTCTTCGCCGAAGGGGGAACCGCCCGGCTGAAGTCACTGACCGTCACGCCACTGAGCCAATCCATGTTCCAGGCAGCGCAAATGCCCACCAAGAACAGGAAGTAAGGGCCGGCGCCGGAGAAGGCCGGCACCCGGAAAGGCCGGTGTCCGCAGAACGTGCGGACACCGGCCTTCCTTGTGCCGGCGCAGCCCTCTTAGCCTTGCGCGAGGTGGCGAGCCGGCCGGACCTACTAGTGGACCGGCTGCAGCCAGGTCAGAACCGAACCGTCCTCCTCAATATGGTCCGCGAGCTCCCCATTGAACCGGGCGCCGTAGTCCGCCGAGATGTGCTCCTGGAAGGCTGCCTCGTCCTGGTAGACCTCGAACACGAAGTACTCCCGGGGGTTGCTTTCCCGGGTGTACGGCAGGAACAGCTGATTGCCGGGCTCACTGCGCACCTGCTCGGTGAGTTCGCGCATCATTTCGGCCACGCGGGCTTCGCTGCCGGGCTTGACGGTGAATTCGGCGTAGAGCGTCTTGGTCATGATTCTCCTGTCGGGGTGGGTTTAAGGGTTTGGTGGTTTAGTTGGTTCCGGCGGGCTGCTCAGTCTGGCGGGCGGAGCTCGCCGGACCCGCGGATTATGAGCTCTGAGGGGACGACGTAGGTCTGCGCCGGGCTGTGGTCGCCGTCGATCCGGGCCAGCAGGCGTTCGGCAGCGAGCTTTCCGATCCGGTCGGGATGCTGGGCAATCACGGTCACGCCCGGCTCCATCATGTCGGCCAGGGTGAAGTCGTCGAAGCCGACAAGGGCAACGCGCTTGCTGGCGCCAAGCTCCTTCAGCGCCCGCATAACGCCGAACGTGACGAGGTTCTGGCTGGAGAAGATGGCTGTGGGCGGGTCCTCCGATGTCAGCAGCTGAAGGGCGGCCTGCCTCGCCGAATCCTCGTCATGGAGATTTTCGAGCACTGGAACCGAGGAGGTCGCGATGGCCGCCCTGCCGACTTCTTCGATGAAGCCGCGCCGGCGTTCGCGGGCAGTCTGGATATCTGTGCGGTCACCCAGATAGGCGAGCTTCGTGTGGCCCTGTGCTATCAGATGGCTGGCAGCCATGGCAGATCCGACCGCGTTATCCGTCACCACTGCATCAGCCTCGATGCCCACGGGTTCACGGTCGATGAAGACCATGGGCAGGTCACGTGAGTGCTCCGGGATGACATAGGACTGGCTTTTTGCAATCGGCGTCAGGACCAGGCCGTCCACGCGCCTGCCCAGGAAGGCGGCAACCAGGGCCTTCTCCCTTTCGGGGTCGTCATCGAGGCTGGCGGCGAAGACCGCAATGCCTCGGGCGGCCAGGGAATCTTCCAGGGCGCGGTGAATCTCACCGCTGAAGGGATTGGACACGCTCGGCAGCAGGAGGCCGATGGAAAGGGTCCGGCGGCCCGCCCGGCGAAGGCTTCCCGCAGCCATGTCCAACTGGTAATTGAGCTGCTGGGAAGCGCCGAGTACACGCTGGCGGGTCGCCTCTGAGACACCCGGCTCATCGTTCATCACCCGGGAGACGGTCTTGATGCCGACGCCCGCCAGTGCCGCGACATGGCGCATCGTGGGCCGGTTCTTTGTCGTATCAGGCTGGTAACGATTAGACATCGTTGTCATAAATTGGTCCTTCATCATCCGATTTCTCTTGACTGTACCTTGTGATCTTGATTACATGATGCATGACATCGTTGTCAGGCACCAGAAGTGCCATGAAACCAGGAGATTCAATGTTGAGTTCCAAAGCCCCGCGGACAGTCACCCACCGCCTGCTTGCCATCGGTGCAGTACTGACCCTCGGCACGCTCAGCCTCACCGCTTGCGGCGGGAGTTCGTCAACCACCTCGTCAGCCGGAAGCTCTTCGGCCGAGAAGGTCGGCGTGTCCCTGATCGTCAAGACCACCTCGAACCCGTTCTTCGTTTCCATGCAGGACGGCGCCAAGAAGGCCGCCGAAACCGACGGCGTGGACCTCAAGCTGGCAGCAGGCAAGGCCGACGGCGACGAAGAGACGCAGATCCAGGCGATCGAAAACGCAATCTCCAAGGGAGACAAGGGCATCCTCATCACGCCCAACGGCCCTTCGGTCGTCGATGCGCTGAAGAAGGCCAAGGATGCCGGGCTGTTCGTCATCGCCCTGGACACCCCGCCGGACCCGGCCGACGCCGCCGACATCACGTTCGCCACCGACAACTTCGCCGCCGGTGAACTGATCGGCAAGTGGACCGCCGCGCAGCTCGGCGGCAAGAAGGCCACGATCGCGCTGCTGGACCTGTTCGACGACAAGGTCGTCTCAGTGGACTACAACCGGGACCAGGGCTTCCTCACCGGCCTCGGCATCGACACCGCGGACAAGAAGAAGAACGGTGACGAGGCCAAGACCGGCAAATACACCGGCGGTAAGGGCGGCGACTACGAAATCGTGGGCAGCCAGGCTAGCCAGGGCGCCGAAGACGGCGGCCGGACCGCCATGGAAACGCTCCTCGCCAAGAACCCGAACATCAATGTGGTCTACACCATCAACGAGCCAGCTGCGGCCGGCGCCTTCGAGGCGCTGAAGTCAGCCGGCAAGGAAAAGGACGTGCTGGTGGTCTCGGTGGACGGCGGCTGCTCGGGCGTCAACAACGTCAAGGCCGGCGTGATCGGCGCCACTGCCCAGCAGTACCCGGTGAAGATGGCGGAACTGGGCGTCAAGGCCATCGTTGAGCTGGCCAAGACCGGCAAGAAGCCGGCCAACTCACCAGGCCTGGACTTCTACAACACCGGTGTTGAACTCGTGACGGATAAGGCCGTTGACGGCGTCAAGAGCATCACCACATCAGAGGCCTCCAAGGTCTGCTGGGGCAAGTAACCAGCATGGACCCAGCACCGCGGGAGGGTGCTGAAGATTCAGTACTCTCCCGCGGTTCGCAGCAGGAGAATTAACTGCAGAAGCCGCACCAGCCCAGCCGAACCAGCACCCGCAGTACCTTGAAGTTCAGGAGCAACAATGACCCAGCAACAGACCGCCGGACCGCCCGCCGCAGGGCATGCCGACCCGGCCGAAGAATTCCTCGACCGGCAGACCCCGCTCAGCCGAATCCGCAACATCCTTCACCGCTATCCCGCGCTCAGCCCGGCCATTGTCCTGCTTGTTGCGGTGGTGGTCTTCGGACTCCTCAATGAGAGGTTCCTGCGGGTCGAGAACCTGTCCCTGATCACCCAGCAGGTCTCGGTGGTGGGAACCCTCGCCATCGCCCAGACCCTCATCATCCTCACCGCCGGCATCGACCTCTCGGTGGGCGCCGTCATGATCCTCTCATCCATGGTGGTTGCGCAGCTGGCCGTCGGCAGCGGCACACCCGCTCCGCTCGCTCTCCTCCTCGGCCTCGTCGTGGGTCTGGCAGCGGGGGCGCTGAACGGCTTCCTCGTCACCAGGTTCCGGCTCCCCCCGTTCATCGTCACGCTCGGAACGCTGAACATCTTCATCGCCCTGACGCTCCTCTACTCCGGCGGCTCCACAGTCCGCGGCTCGGCCATGCCCGGGCCTGCTGACATGGATGGGCAGCACGTTCCCGGTCGGACCCGTCCGGATCTCCACCGGCGTGGTCATGATGCTCCTGCTCTACATCGCGGTCGCGTTCATCCTTGGCAAGACCGCCTGGGGCCGGCACGTCTACGCGGTGGGCGATGACAAGGAAGCCGCCCGCCTGGCCGGCATCCCGGTCAACCGGGTCCTGATGAGCGTTTACCTCGCGGCCGGGGCCGTGCTGGCCATCGGCGCGTGGATCCAGATCGGCCGCACGAACGCAGCCAGCCCCAACGCGGGTGTGGACCTGAACCTCGACTCCATCACCGCCGTCGTCATTGGCGGAACCAGCCTCTTCGGCGGACGCGGCTCCATCTGGGGCTCCCTCCTCGGCGCGCTGATCGTGGGCGTGTTCCGCAACGGCCTGTCCCTGGCCGGCCTCGATGTGCTCTACCAGACCCTCGCCGTGGGCGTCCTCATCATCCTCGCTGTGTCGATCGACCAGTGGATCCGAAAGGTGAAATCATGACCGCCACAGAATTCCAGCCAGCCAAGACTGAAGTCCGCCAGCCGATCCTGCAGGCCAGGAACCTTGTCAAAACCTTCGGACGCGTCGTGGGCCTGGACGGCGTGAGCCTGGACCTGTACCCGGGCGAAGTCCTGGCCATCATCGGCGACAACGGCGCAGGAAAATCCACCCTCATCAAGTGCCTCACCGGCGCGGAGGTGCCGGACTCCGGCGAACTGAAGGTCTCCGGGCAGCCGGTGCACTTCAAACGCCCCCAGGACGCACGCGTCCACGGCATCGAAACCGTCTATCAGAACCTCGCGGTCTCGCCTGCACTGGACGTCGCATCCAACCTGTTCCTGGGCCGCGAAGAACGGCTTGCCGGCCCGCTGGGGAAGCTCTTCCGTGTCCTTGACACCAAGGGCATGCGCCGCAAGGCCAAGGAGGAACTGACCCGGCTCGGCATCTCGACGCTCCAGGATGTGACGGTCCCGGTGGAGAACCTGTCCGGCGGCCAGCGCCAGGCGGTGGCAGTGGCCCGCGCCGCGGCGTTCGGCTCCAAGGTGGTTGTCCTCGATGAGCCGACCGCGGCCCTCGGCGTCCGGGAGTCGAACCAGGTCCTGCAGCTGGTCCGCGATCTCCGGGACCGGGGCCTGCCGGTCATCCTGATCAGCCACAACATGCCCCACGTGTTCGATGTCGCTGACCGGATCCACATCCAGCGGCTCGGGAAGTGCGCCGCCACCATCACCCCGCAGTCACACAGCATGACCGACGCCGTGGCGATCATGACGGGCGCCGCCACCGCCTGACCAGGCAGAGCTGCCCAAGACCCCGCCTCACCAACCCAGCGCCACCTTAAAACCAGCACGTCACCACCTCCGTCCGCGGGCCGGCTTCGGCCCGCGGACGGCTCCATGAAAGGCCCACCGTGATCCCAACCTCCAACCCCGGAACCGCCACCGCGGGAACTGCCGACTCTGCAACCCGCGCAGCAACGCCGGAAGTCATCGTCATCGGTGAAGCGCTGGTGGACGTCGTCGCCTCTGCTGAAGGTGCCGTTGAGCACCCGGGCGGATCGCCGTCGAACGTTGCCTATGGGCTGGGCCTGCTCGGCATCCGAACCGCGCTGCTCACCTCCATCGGCGACGACGACCGCGGGCGGGCCATCGAGGCGCACCTGCAGCGCGCGGGCGTCACGCTCCTGCCCGGCTCCAGGACCCCGGGCAGAACGGCCAGCGCCACCGCGACACTGGCCGCAGACGGCTCCGCGACCTATGACTTCGATATCCGCTGGGAATTGCCGCCGGTAGCCCCGCCGTCCCTTCCAAAGGTGCTCCACACCGGCTCGATCGCAACCTTCCTGGCTCCGGGCGCGGCAGCAGTCAGGACCCTGCTGGAGCAGTCGCACCGCGAATGCGTGGTCACCTACGATCCCAACATCCGCCCGGCACTCCTCGGCAGCCAGGCTGAGGCCCGGACCATCTTCGAGGAGCTGGTCCCGCTCACCGACGTGGTCAAGCTGAGCGACGAGGATGCCCGCTGGCTGTACCCCGACCTGCAACTCGAGGACACCGCGGCACGGATCCTGGGCCTTGGTGCCGGGCTGGCGGTCGTCACACGCGGTTCCGAGGGGTCGCTGCTTGCCACTGCCGAACTGCAGCTGGTGGTGCCGGCCGTCCGGTCAACAGTGGCCGACACCATCGGCGCCGGGGATTCGTACATGTCGGCGCTGATCTACGGACTGCTGGCGCGCGGATCGGACGGCCTGGCACCGGCCGTCCTGGAAACGCTGGGCCGCACCGCCTCGAAGGCCGCCGCGATCACCGTGCGCCGCCCCGGAGCCAACCCGCCCACGGCGGCGGAGCTCTTGGCGGACCTGCCTGAGGACGTAGCGTCCGCCGTCGCCTAGGGGATCGCGCGGGCAGGTCGGGCCGCTGATAAGTGCCGGCACGCGCGGATGCGGATCATTACCGCATCCGCGCCGGGCGTCTCCGTACACTGGGGCTCATGGCATGCCGTATCAGCGAACTTGTCCTCAACTGCGCCGACCCAGAGCTGCTCGCGCGGTTCTGGAGCGAGGTCCTCGGCTACGTCGAGCTCGACCGGGAGGATGGTGCGATCGAAATCGGCCCGCCCGACGCCGGGTTCGGCGGCCTGCAGCCCACCATCATCCTGAGCCCCAGCAGCGACCCGCGGACCGGAAAGCTGCCCCTGCACATCGACGTCAACCCCGTCGACCGGGACCAGGACGCCGAGCTGGAACGGTTGCTGGCCCTGGGCGCCCGTCCCGCCGACGTCGGGCAGACCGGCGACGAGCAGTGGCACGTTCTGGCCGACCCGGAGGGTAACGAGTTCTGCCTCCTGCGCAGGCGGCTTGAGCCGGTCACCTCCTAGGACAGCAACCTCCCCGGACAGCTGTGGCCTAAGCCAGCTGCCTGCCCGACACGGCCACCGAGTGCTGCACCTGCCCGTCCACGAAGGTCGCCAGGACCCGGGCCGCTGCAAGGTCATCCGGAGCAGCCGCCAGCGGATCCACGTCGAACACCGTGAAGTCCGCGCGCTTGCCCACTGCGATGGAGCCGGAAACCTGCCACTCCCCCGCGGCCCGGGCCGCGTGCGAGGTGTACCCTTCGAGCGCCTGCCGGGCCGTAAGGGCCTGGCCTGGAGCAATCGGCTGTTCGCCCGGGCGGCCCGACCGCCGTCGTAATTGCGCGTCCGCCAGGATGGGCAGCGGTTCGAACGGGGCGATCGGCCAGTCAGAGCCAAGCCCGAGCGTGGCTCCCGCGGCCCGGAGGTCCGCGCAGCGCCAGGCGTTGTTGGCCCGTTCGGTGCCGAGCCGGGTGGACCAGTTGTCCGTGTGGTCGGCGCGGGAGTAGTGCGTGCAGTGCGTGGGCTGCATGCTGGCGATGAGGCCGGACCGGGAAAACCTCCCGATCAGCTCGTCCGGAACGGTTTCGAGGTGTTCAATCCGGTGCACTCCCGGCAACGCCGGAGTATCCCCCGTGCCCGGAGGCAGGGACTCGAAGGCATCCAGGACCGCGGCCACCCCGGCGTCGCCGATCGCGTGTGTGGCGGTGGGAATGCCGCGCCCGGCGAAGTACCGGACGGCCTCGGCGTACTCCTCGGGCCGGGGCCAGAACGGAGCCACCGACTCACCATAGGCATCAGGTTCAAACAGCCAGGCAGTTCCGTTGTCCACCGTGCCGTCGACGAACAGCTTGATGCCGGCCACCTGCCAGCGCCGCCCGCCGGTGCCGATCTGCCCGGCCAGCGCGCGCCATTCCGGTTCACCGGAGCCGGGCATGCACCACGGCGAAATACGCAGGCGCAATGGCAGACCGCCGTCGGTCTCTTCCTCGAGCGCCCGGTAAAGCTCCAGCGAATCGTCGCTGCAGTCCATTACGTGCGCCCCAGTCAGCCCGGCCCGTGAAAACTGTGTCAGCAGTTCAGCCAGCCGTGCCTTCCGTTCTCCGAAGGACTCGGCGGGCATCACCCGGGCAACGAGTTCGACGGCGGCCGCCTCCAGCAGGAGCCCCGTCGGCCTGCCGCTTCCGTCGCAGACCACCTCGGCGGCCTGGTCGAAGGAACGCGGACCGGTGACCCCCGCGATCTCGAGGGCCCGGGAACTCGCGAGCGCGGAATGGCCGTCGAACAGGCGGATAAGGCACGGCCGTCCGGAGACGGCGTCCTCAATCAGTTCACGGTGGGCGGCGGCGGATCCGAACACATTGGGGTCCAGCCCCCATCCGCGCACCCAGTCGTCCGGGGCTGTTGCGGCCGCCTCGGCTCGCAGGAGCGCGCGCACCGCAGCCAGGTCCGCGGCACCGGACAGGTCGCACCCCCGGGTCAGTTCCACACCAAACACGGGGTGCATGTGGCAGTCCACCAGGCCCGGGGTCAGCACGCCGTCACCGAAGTCGATGACCTCCGCGGCCTGCCAGCCGGCCGCCTCCGCGCGGCTACCGACGGCGGCGATCACGCCGTCCCGGACGGCAACGGCCTGCGGCGCTGTGCTGCCTGACGGCGGGCCGTCCATGGTGTGGACGGTAGCGGCGAAGATGGTCACATCAGCTTTCATGGGTTTCGAAGCTTCCAATCTGGGCGAAGGTTTCCGGCCGGTGGCGGCGCACCCAGCGGGCGGCCAGGAGTCCGGCGATAAAGACGAGCGGGGTTACCAGGATGAGGATGGTGTTGGTCAGGGCGTCGGCGAAGGTGAGCAGTTCGATGTTGAACCCGATCAGCAGCACCACTCCGAAGAGCAGGATGGCCGACGCCAAACTGAGCGGGACCATCAGCCGGTGCGTGACGGCGTCGGGATTCCGGCGCAGGTAGAGGAAAGCGGCCACCGACACGAGGCCCTGCAGTCCGACGATGCCAAAGATCCCGGGGGTGTTCACCCAGATCAGCAGCTGCTGGTACGGATCGGCGTTCAGGACTGCGCACACGGTGATGACCGCGGCGGCGAGGAGTGTCTGCACCTGTCCTGCCCGGTGCGGCGACTTGAACTTGGGGTGGGTCTGTCCCAGGAAGGCCGGCAGCACGCCGTCGCGCGCCAGCATGTAGACGTAGCGGTTGATCGCGTTGTGGAAGGCCAGCTGTGAGGCGTAAACGCTGGTGACGATCAGCATGTACATCGCCACCTCGGCCCAGGGGCCTACATAATGGCTGATGGTCTGGAAGAACATCCCGCCGGCCAGCTCGCCGGCGGCTTCCGCGGCACGGTCCTCGCCGTAGGCCTGCACGACTGCCCAAACGATGAAGGCATAGAACACGGACATGAAGCCGACGGCGATGTAGGTGGCACGCGGCACCGACCTGTCCGGGTCGCGGGCCTCCGAGCGGTACAGCACTGTGGATTCGAAGCCCATGAAGGCGGCGAAGCAGATGCCGAGGATGGCCAGGACGCCCGGCCCGAACGCGTTCTCCGGGCTGAAGGAGCCCATGCTGATGCCGTGCGCGCCGCCGCTGCCGAGGATGCCTACCCCCATCAGGGCCAGGATGCCGGTCTCGGCAACCAGGAGCACACCGAGCACCTTCGCGCCGACGTCGATGCCCCGGTAGCCGAGGAACCAAACGGCGGCCACCGCGGCCAGGGCGATCGCCGGCCAGGGCACCTCGAGCCCGAAGACGACCTTGAGCATGTCGTGGGTCTGGACGGCAAAGAGGCCGTAGACGCCGATCTGCAGGCAGTTGTAGGAGACGATCGCCAGGATGGCTGAGGCGAGTCCCGCCGTCTTGCCCATGGCCAGTGAAATGTAGGTGTAGAAGCCCCCGGCCGCCTTCACGTGGCGGGTCATGGCCATGAAGCCGACGGCGAAGAGGGTGAGCACGAGGCCTGCCAGCAGGTAGCCGGCCGGGGCGCCGATGCCGCCGACGTTGATGGCCACCGGGGCAACGCCCGCCATGACGGTCAGCGGCGCTGCCGCCGAAATGACGAGGAAGGCAATGCCGCCCGTGCCCAGGGCATTGCGCTTGAGGGCGCCGTCCGCAGACGACGCCGGAGGTCTGGTTTGGATATCCGGCACTGGTCCGTCCTTTCTGGGAAGCCCGACTAAACGAAAGGCTTTCGTTTTAGTATGAGGGTGTGTGGCGCGGAGCACAATAGTTTTCTTAAAGCGGCTGCCTCAGGTGCCGGCGGCTAGGCTGGGTTCCGAAGTTCCAGACCTGCAGACAGGAGATTCCATGGGGCGCCCGCTCCTTCCGCTGATATCCGTGGAGGCTCTGACGGCGGCCGCGCTGGAGCTGGTCGATGAAAGCGGCGACTTCAGCTTTCCGAAGCTGGCGAAAAAGATCGGCGTCAGCCAGTCCTCCATCTACAACCACGTCAGCGGCCGGGACCAGATACTGGAACTGCTGCGGCACCGGATCATCACCGAGGAGCCGTACCCTCCGGTAAACCACAGCGACTGGGAGGGCGCGCTGCGCGTCCTGATCCGCGCGTACCGGGACGCCTTCGCCCGCCACCCGCGGCTGGCTCCGCTGCTGGTGCTGCAGTCCATCACGGATCCAGCGGTCATCGGCCTCTACGAGGACCTGGCCCTGGCCCTGGAGAGCGCGGGCTTCCGGGGGCGCGATGTGGTGGCGGCCATCTCCACGATCGACAGCTTTGCCCTCGGTGCGGCCCTGGACCTGGCCGCGCCGGAAGTGGTGTGGGACCCGCCGGCGGAGGGCTATCCCACGCTGCACCGTGCGCTCGGCAATGCGGGGCCGTCAGAGGAACGGGGCGGGCACGCCTTCGATTTCGGCCTGGACGTGGTCATCGGTGGGCTCCGGGCGAAGCTGGGCGGCCAGGCGACGCGCGCCTAGGAAACAGCCCTCCGGCGCGCCCTCAGGGTGGCCACTCCCCACAGCGCCAGGAATGCAGCCACCAGCAGCAGCCCGGCGTCGCCCAGGTCGATGCCGGCCAGCCAGGCCGTGAGCGGGTCCGTCAGCCCGAAAGCCTCGCTGAAGAAGCCGCCGAGGGTTATCACGGCGACGAAAAGCGCGGACACTGCCGAAAGCCCCGTGATGACGGCATTGAACCCCAGTTTGCGCAGGGGATCCTGAATGGCTGACCTGTACATCCGCATCATGGCCACGCCGTTCGTCGTGTCGCACAGGGTCATGGCGGCGGTGAACGCGAGCGGCAGCGCCAGCAGCGCCACGGGCGAAACGCCCGCCAGGGAAGCCGCCGTCGTCATCACCAGGAGCCCGATGGTGGTGGCAGTATCAAAACCCAGCCCGAACAGGAATCCGATCACGTACACGTTCCTGGGCCGCCGCACCCTGGCCAGCGGCTTGGCCATAAGGCGGGCCACAAAGCCCTTCGCTTCCAGCTCGCCGGGCAGCACCGTTCCGCCGCCGCGGACCCTGCGGTAGGACCTGGCGGCGCCAAGGAACGCCGACCCGTTGAAGATCCCCATGGCCAGCAGGAACAGGCCGGAAACACCGCTGCCGATCAGCCCCAGGACCAGGTTCCCGGTGCTGCCCTCGGTCATGAACCTGCCCACCAGGGAGACTCCGGAAACAACCAGCGCCCCGGCCAGGATCACCACCGAACTGTGCCCCAGGCTAAAGGCGAATCCCACGCTCGTGGGGTCCTGCCGCTGTGCCACGAACTTCCGGGTGGAGTTGTCGATCGCGGCGATATGGTCCCAGTCGTAGCTGTGCTTGATGCCGGCAAGATACGCCGTGAGCACCAGTCCGAGAGCCAGCGGCTGCCCGGATGCAGCGGTACCGGCAACAAGGAGAAGGACCGCGGCAAGATGGAGAATGCCCACCGCACCAAACGTGGCCAGCAGG contains these protein-coding regions:
- a CDS encoding APC family permease, translating into MPDIQTRPPASSADGALKRNALGTGGIAFLVISAAAPLTVMAGVAPVAINVGGIGAPAGYLLAGLVLTLFAVGFMAMTRHVKAAGGFYTYISLAMGKTAGLASAILAIVSYNCLQIGVYGLFAVQTHDMLKVVFGLEVPWPAIALAAVAAVWFLGYRGIDVGAKVLGVLLVAETGILALMGVGILGSGGAHGISMGSFSPENAFGPGVLAILGICFAAFMGFESTVLYRSEARDPDRSVPRATYIAVGFMSVFYAFIVWAVVQAYGEDRAAEAAGELAGGMFFQTISHYVGPWAEVAMYMLIVTSVYASQLAFHNAINRYVYMLARDGVLPAFLGQTHPKFKSPHRAGQVQTLLAAAVITVCAVLNADPYQQLLIWVNTPGIFGIVGLQGLVSVAAFLYLRRNPDAVTHRLMVPLSLASAILLFGVVLLIGFNIELLTFADALTNTILILVTPLVFIAGLLAARWVRRHRPETFAQIGSFETHES
- a CDS encoding amidohydrolase, which codes for MKADVTIFAATVHTMDGPPSGSTAPQAVAVRDGVIAAVGSRAEAAGWQAAEVIDFGDGVLTPGLVDCHMHPVFGVELTRGCDLSGAADLAAVRALLRAEAAATAPDDWVRGWGLDPNVFGSAAAHRELIEDAVSGRPCLIRLFDGHSALASSRALEIAGVTGPRSFDQAAEVVCDGSGRPTGLLLEAAAVELVARVMPAESFGERKARLAELLTQFSRAGLTGAHVMDCSDDSLELYRALEEETDGGLPLRLRISPWCMPGSGEPEWRALAGQIGTGGRRWQVAGIKLFVDGTVDNGTAWLFEPDAYGESVAPFWPRPEEYAEAVRYFAGRGIPTATHAIGDAGVAAVLDAFESLPPGTGDTPALPGVHRIEHLETVPDELIGRFSRSGLIASMQPTHCTHYSRADHTDNWSTRLGTERANNAWRCADLRAAGATLGLGSDWPIAPFEPLPILADAQLRRRSGRPGEQPIAPGQALTARQALEGYTSHAARAAGEWQVSGSIAVGKRADFTVFDVDPLAAAPDDLAAARVLATFVDGQVQHSVAVSGRQLA
- a CDS encoding TetR/AcrR family transcriptional regulator C-terminal domain-containing protein; its protein translation is MGRPLLPLISVEALTAAALELVDESGDFSFPKLAKKIGVSQSSIYNHVSGRDQILELLRHRIITEEPYPPVNHSDWEGALRVLIRAYRDAFARHPRLAPLLVLQSITDPAVIGLYEDLALALESAGFRGRDVVAAISTIDSFALGAALDLAAPEVVWDPPAEGYPTLHRALGNAGPSEERGGHAFDFGLDVVIGGLRAKLGGQATRA
- a CDS encoding nickel transporter — protein: MTALTQFATMYREREQLPLRTRLLATFGAVGILHLAAVLLLVAGTAASGQPLALGLVLTAYLAGIKHSYDWDHIAAIDNSTRKFVAQRQDPTSVGFAFSLGHSSVVILAGALVVSGVSLVGRFMTEGSTGNLVLGLIGSGVSGLFLLAMGIFNGSAFLGAARSYRRVRGGGTVLPGELEAKGFVARLMAKPLARVRRPRNVYVIGFLFGLGFDTATTIGLLVMTTAASLAGVSPVALLALPLAFTAAMTLCDTTNGVAMMRMYRSAIQDPLRKLGFNAVITGLSAVSALFVAVITLGGFFSEAFGLTDPLTAWLAGIDLGDAGLLLVAAFLALWGVATLRARRRAVS